A genomic region of Mus musculus strain C57BL/6J chromosome 7, GRCm38.p6 C57BL/6J contains the following coding sequences:
- the Olfr536 gene encoding olfactory receptor 536 produces the protein MAPVNQSAITMFILQNFVDDPWIQDVLFCLLFALFMAAIAGNGLIIATIHSSPNLHTPMYFFLVNLALMDMICTVTVLPKVLQSLVAENSISYGGCLIQMFVFSWVLGSELLLFSAMAYDRYLAICRPLHYGTLMSGRVCVALATFVWFIGALNSLVLTCLVLPLSFCGSNLIAHFFCEIPSVLILSCSPTFINNVMTVIADMFLTGLNFLLTMTSYVFIISSILRIRSAEGKKRAFSTCSAHLVVVTLYYSTALYTYVRPALGTAGLLDKVIAIPYTTVTPSLNPLIYTLRNKEFKTSFKKLLFPR, from the coding sequence ATGGCTCCAGTGAACCAGTCAGCTATAACCATGTTCATCCTGCAAAACTTCGTTGATGACCCCTGGATCCAGGAtgttctcttctgcctcctctttgcctTGTTTATGGCAGCCATAGCTGGCAATGGCCTGATCATCGCCACCATTCACAGCAGTCCCAACCTCCAcactcccatgtacttcttcctagTCAACCTTGCCCTGATGGATATGATCTGCACTGTGACTGTCTTGCCCAAAGTCCTGCAGAGCCTGGTGGCAGAGAACAGCATATCTTATGGAGGATGCCTCATACAGATGTTTGTCTTCTCCTGGGTCCTGGGCTCTGAGCTTCTGCTTTTCTCtgccatggcctatgaccgctaccTTGCAATCTGTCGGCCACTGCACTATGGTACCCTCATGAGTGGCAGGGTCTGTGTGGCCCTTGCAACCTTTGTGTGGTTCATTGGAGCTCTCAATTCCTTGGTGCTCACTTGTCTGGTGTTGCCACTGTCTTTCTGTGGTTCCAATCTCATTGCACACTTCTTCTGTGAGATCCCTTCTGTATTGATACTGTCCTGCAGTCCCACCTTTATCAACAATGTCATGACTGTCATTGCAGACATGTTCCTGACAGGCCTGAACTTCCTGTTGACTATGACATCCTATGTCTTCATCATTTCCAGCATCCTGCGCATCCGCTCAGCTGAGGGCAAGAAGCGTGCCTTCTCCACCTGCTCTGCCCACCTGGTTGTGGTCACCCTTTATTACTCTACTGCTCTATATACTTATGTCCGACCAGCCCTAGGAACTGCTGGGCTCCTGGACAAGGTCATTGCTATTCCGTACACAACTGTGACCCCATCTCTGAACCCCCTTATCTATACTCTGAGAAACAAGGAATTCAAAACATCctttaaaaaacttttatttcCCCGTTGA